In Mycolicibacterium phocaicum, one DNA window encodes the following:
- a CDS encoding TetR/AcrR family transcriptional regulator — MVSRILDAGRTVLIQHGYDGTTTNLIAKEADISPGSLYQYFPNKDVIIAAIVDDYTDEIARTVTTHLVEHVGKPAKLDTMRQTLAVLLDAMSEQPELLRAMIEHTPRLGLGNKIVDFEQRVGELALAHLQLRDQRPEHPNTVVWIAVRAVEHLTIRYVLDQPPIDHDEFLDELTALFGSYVSL; from the coding sequence ATGGTCTCCCGCATCCTCGATGCCGGCCGCACAGTGCTCATCCAGCACGGCTACGACGGCACCACCACCAACCTCATCGCCAAAGAGGCCGACATCAGTCCCGGATCGCTCTATCAGTACTTTCCGAATAAAGACGTCATCATCGCGGCCATCGTCGACGACTACACCGACGAGATCGCCCGCACCGTCACCACGCACCTGGTGGAACACGTCGGCAAGCCCGCGAAACTGGACACGATGCGCCAGACGCTCGCCGTGCTGCTCGACGCGATGAGTGAGCAACCCGAACTGTTACGGGCCATGATCGAGCACACCCCGCGGCTCGGACTGGGCAACAAGATCGTCGACTTCGAGCAGCGCGTCGGCGAACTCGCGCTCGCACACCTGCAGCTGCGGGACCAACGCCCCGAACATCCCAACACGGTCGTCTGGATCGCCGTCCGCGCGGTCGAACACCTGACCATCCGCTACGTGCTCGACCAGCCGCCCATCGACCACGACGAGTTCCTCGATGAACTCACGGCTCTCTTCGGCAGCTACGTCAGCCTCTGA
- a CDS encoding aldehyde dehydrogenase family protein, which yields MTDIAYTALVDQALDELAEGEKAWAATPLARRRQILDDVQQLAVQHGAEWVEAAIRIKQLNPESPLVGEEWISGPYPLAAGAAALSASLAKLEAGKSPLDGATFGTAAGRTTVNVLPLNVFDKLLLSGFSAQVWLQPGVSRDEAIRTAGLAQRDPGKTNGIGAVLGAGNITSIAPLDTIYELIAGNRVVALKLNPVTDPLLPVLTKVLAPFIALGAVRILTGGADVGTYLVQHDAVDHVHMTGSALTHDAIVFGVGEEGARRKAAGEPILHKDITSELGGVSPTIVVPGKWSKADIVFQANHIATQRLHNNGYNCVASQVVVLSSKWAQRDEFVAALTKALAAAPNRAAYYPGSDSRVASAEATYPKAQRLGDRVLVVDPEDRTALLNTEYFAPVYGVVDLDSDGVEFVRAATRLANEDFVGTLGVNIVAAPATIKALGKAFDAMIESLHYGTVAVNAWTGVGYLTPHATWGAFPGHTLSDVQSGIGVVHNGFLLEKPERTVVRGPFRPSPRSLIGGELSISPKPPWFVNNRTAASTGRLLTAFTGKPSWAKLPAIFVSALRG from the coding sequence ATGACGGACATTGCGTACACGGCCCTGGTGGACCAGGCGCTGGATGAGCTCGCCGAGGGCGAGAAAGCTTGGGCGGCAACCCCTCTGGCGCGCCGACGGCAGATTCTCGACGACGTGCAGCAGCTGGCGGTGCAGCACGGCGCCGAGTGGGTCGAGGCCGCGATCCGGATCAAACAACTCAATCCGGAGTCGCCGCTGGTCGGTGAGGAATGGATTTCCGGCCCGTACCCGCTGGCCGCCGGGGCCGCGGCGTTGTCGGCGAGCCTGGCCAAGCTGGAGGCCGGCAAGAGCCCGCTGGACGGTGCGACGTTCGGCACCGCGGCGGGCCGCACGACGGTTAACGTGTTGCCGCTCAACGTATTCGACAAGTTGTTGCTGTCGGGATTCAGCGCACAGGTGTGGCTGCAGCCGGGCGTCAGCCGCGACGAAGCCATCCGGACCGCCGGCCTTGCGCAGCGGGATCCGGGCAAGACCAACGGGATCGGCGCCGTGCTCGGCGCCGGCAACATCACCTCGATCGCGCCGCTGGACACCATCTACGAGCTGATCGCGGGCAACCGGGTGGTGGCGCTCAAGCTCAACCCGGTCACCGATCCGCTGCTGCCGGTGCTGACGAAGGTGCTGGCGCCGTTCATCGCGCTCGGCGCGGTGCGGATCCTCACCGGTGGCGCGGATGTCGGCACCTACCTGGTGCAGCACGACGCGGTGGACCACGTGCACATGACCGGCAGTGCGCTGACGCACGACGCCATCGTGTTCGGCGTCGGCGAAGAGGGGGCCCGGCGCAAGGCCGCGGGCGAGCCGATCCTGCACAAGGACATCACCAGCGAGCTCGGCGGGGTGTCGCCGACCATCGTGGTGCCCGGCAAGTGGAGCAAGGCCGATATTGTGTTCCAGGCCAACCACATTGCCACGCAGCGGCTGCACAACAACGGCTACAACTGCGTGGCGTCGCAGGTCGTGGTGCTGTCCTCGAAGTGGGCGCAGCGCGATGAGTTCGTGGCGGCGCTGACCAAGGCCCTCGCCGCCGCGCCCAATCGCGCCGCCTACTACCCGGGTTCCGACTCCCGCGTCGCCAGCGCCGAGGCGACGTACCCGAAGGCGCAGCGCCTCGGCGACCGCGTGCTGGTGGTGGATCCCGAGGACCGCACCGCGCTGCTCAATACCGAGTACTTCGCGCCGGTGTACGGCGTCGTCGATCTCGACAGTGACGGTGTCGAGTTCGTCCGCGCGGCCACCCGCCTGGCCAACGAGGACTTCGTCGGCACCCTGGGCGTCAACATCGTCGCGGCGCCGGCCACCATCAAGGCGCTGGGCAAGGCGTTCGACGCCATGATCGAGTCGTTGCACTACGGCACCGTGGCGGTCAACGCCTGGACCGGCGTCGGCTACCTGACGCCGCACGCCACCTGGGGCGCGTTCCCCGGCCACACGCTGAGCGACGTGCAGAGCGGAATCGGTGTGGTGCACAACGGTTTCCTGCTCGAGAAGCCCGAGCGAACCGTGGTCCGCGGGCCGTTCCGCCCGTCGCCGCGCTCGCTGATCGGGGGAGAGCTGTCGATCTCGCCGAAGCCGCCGTGGTTCGTCAACAACCGCACGGCTGCCTCGACCGGACGGCTCCTCACGGCGTTCACGGGCAAGCCGAGCTGGGCCAAGCTGCCCGCGATCTTCGTCTCGGCGCTGCGGGGCTGA